Proteins found in one Acanthopagrus latus isolate v.2019 chromosome 3, fAcaLat1.1, whole genome shotgun sequence genomic segment:
- the znf865 gene encoding zinc finger protein 865, protein MFQFSKYPMDILEMLSGHQAHQFKGLGLERQLSHQQQVQLQHQQQLQQQHQPSADTSGSLLSGLGLGSLQSSRSNAFADSSSLFAKMSAPPPPISHQSQSSSSSHSSRKSSKMSSSSSSSGSGSSSSGYPQFLRPFHPAEAALAQEQLHSGMGRFDFGGSSSGGSAGVIGGVVTPAPPPPPLHPGLSVPQPSPGPPTSSPSPSTSSASNNPSGSTAVPLVGQSDPRSLHQQFSCMLAANQYFLSGVPTNSSLEQFLVQQGTHNHLGLGLSQGATDSNSALAPPPALHSSHSHSHSAPQPQQQQQQLTPHALSHPHSHTHHPHPLHPAPQPAPLGGFDFQGIPVLSSNQIASLMQQEAGLPLPLPLHLSLSKDDAKAGDSSSTSTSSGGSRRKKAMAGYLPQRKADSSSHSHSHSSSSVSNCHNSSSSGHSQSSSSGLVGGGSGISGIGSEPQHSSLLSSSSQSSSTVSSSSSAPPSSNSTSVLVANGSQQLSKSRESHNNSSSGQPEPEPLYHCGECGKTFTHLSSLRRHLRSHGLTPESQSRKSDCNSPSPERIFCCGECGKRFKKRGHLIQHSVTHSENRPFVCNICQKSFNRRESLTRHEKIHDEKPFRCPACGRCFRESTSLLNHAASGACGKPPRSSKNRTGTGRSASSNPSSSKMEGGGDRVGISNDAAPMANDKYATDYSRNRYQNQSSYNSVVDDYRRSQSQSSLYPSDSTLASDMNNQTLRKAPLAPTLHPHPQSQQHHHHHPPQQQQPHLPLSSLLDDSEDEVTSSAMSAIAAAAAASCDINTESREGERRDIIGGLLGGLGFNMGGPSSTSGLNGSTMPLTHHSQPHTKPRRPRKPREKRDPSSIVRRRRSPAPPGDGSERPYCCQICGKRFRRAETLRRHNRVHTGEKPHACDVCGKMFREPFHLTKHLTVHSGQKNYKCNLCGKMFAYAQSLVRHGKLHRRGEIDNQGRRVKGAAAAAISQVASSGTSDYFSSCSQGEKSPTHGTPSQRLYTCTVCWKSFRHYFHLTAHQQTVHGGGVGLEKSFRCEVCGKAFAYSNSLVRHKLSQHGLDRNGQRVNQSQPTGYSPLFYDSGSGPTYAGSSHMHQGASGQQQQPQPPQQQQQAPPPPPPPQQHHQQLQHPFQYRSKNFQKRHGQTRKHRKKKRRVVIHSIMRDGKLVGVPLSKDTRRKLLMLRKRRGKLQAQLNKKKMLAQLRVKSGVMKVKSWSGGAVRVTGLTSMDIPIKRFPCPICPSTTYAKQGSLLVHYATRHPPRNSGHHARLRCQVCGRRTSSLHKALKHRGRHLKQAAFQCCKCRHRFWNPVLLARHKFCCRGPIIGSGGGGAWELMKLPRDHSDSDRSPVQLTVPVLVQPERSTVLTEYSQ, encoded by the coding sequence ATGTTTCAGTTCAGCAAGTACCCGATGGACATTCTGGAAATGCTAAGTGGACACCAAGCCCACCAGTTCAAAGGGCTCGGATTGGAACGACAACTgagccaccagcagcaggtccagctgcaacatcagcagcagctccaacagcagcaccagcccTCCGCGGACACCTCTGGAAGCCTCCTGTCCGGCCTCGGACTGGGATCCCTCCAGAGTTCTCGGAGTAATGCCTTTGCTGACTCCTCCTCATTATTCGCCAAAATGAGCGCCCCTCCCCCGCCCATCTCCCACCAGAGCCAGTCGTCCTCTTCGTCCCACAGCTCCAGAAAGTCCAGTaagatgagcagcagcagtagcagcagtggGAGTGGCAGCTCCTCGTCGGGTTATCCCCAGTTCCTGCGGCCTTTTCACCCGGCCGAGGCAGCGCTGGCCCAGGAGCAGCTTCACTCCGGGATGGGACGTTTTGACTTTGGTGGGAGCAGCAGTGGGGGAAGTGCTGGGGTCATTGGAGGGGTCGTCACACCTGCGCCTCCGCCTCCCCCGCTGCACCCAGGTCTGTCTGTCCCCCAGCCTTCCCCCGGTCCCCCCacttcctcaccctctccttccACGTCTTCAGCCTCCAACAACCCCTCTGGCAGCACTGCAGTCCCCTTAGTCGGCCAGTCTGACCCCCGCAGCCTCCACCAGCAGTTCAGCTGCATGCTTGCGGCTAACCAGTACTTCCTGTCCGGCGTCCCCACCAACAGCAGCCTGGAGCAGTTCCTCGTCCAGCAAGGCACTCACAACCACTTGGGTTTGGGTCTGAGCCAAGGGGCCACGGATTCAAACTCGGCATTAGCCCCTCCTCCGGCCCTCCACTCCtcccacagccacagccactcAGCTCCACAGcctcagcagcaacaacaacagctgaccCCTCATGCCTTATCTCATCCACACAGCCACACTCACCACCCGCACCCTCTCCACCCGGCCCCCCAGCCTGCCCCGCTGGGTGGCTTTGATTTCCAAGGCATTCCAGTCCTTTCCTCTAACCAAATAGCATCACTAATGCAGCAAGAGGCCGGCCTTCCCCTCCCCCTGCCCCTGCACCTGTCGCTCTCTAAAGACGATGCAAAGGCGGGAGACAGCTCGTCTACATCCACGTCAAgtggagggagcaggaggaaaaaagcaaTGGCGGGCTACCTGCCGCAGAGGAAAGCGGACAGTAGTAGCCACAGTCACAGCcatagcagcagcagtgttagtAACTGCCACAACAGCAGCTCGAGTGGGCACAGTCAAAGCTCCTCGTCAGGCCTCGTGGGAGGAGGATCTGGGATAAGTGGCATCGGAAGTGAGCCACAGcattcttctctcctctcatcatcaTCGCAGTCATCCtccactgtctcctcctcttcgtctgcccctccctcctccaacTCCACCTCTGTGCTTGTAGCCAACGGTAGCCAACAGTTGTCAAAATCCCGAGAAAGCCACAATAATAGTTCATCTGGCCAGCCCGAACCAGAACCTCTTTACCACTGTGGTGAATGTGGTAAAACCTTCACCCACCTCTCCAGCCTTCGAAGGCATCTCCGCAGCCACGGCCTGACACCAGAAAGCCAAAGCAGGAAGTCGGACTGTAACTCCCCCAGCCCAGAGAGGATATTCTGCTGTGGTGAGTGTGGgaagagatttaaaaagagGGGTCATCTCATCCAACACAGTGTCACCCACTCAGAAAACCGGCCTTTTGTCTGCAACATCTGCCAAAAGTCCTTCAACCGTCGAGAGTCACTTACAAGACACGAGAAGATTCACGACGAGAAGCCTTTTCGATGCCCGGCCTGCGGGCGTTGCTTCCGCGAGAGCACCTCTCTCCTCAATCACGCTGCTTCGGGTGCCTGCGGCAAACCTCCTCGGAGTTCAAAAAACCGAACTGGCACTGGAAGAAGTGCCTCATCCAACCCCAGCAGCAGTAAAATGGAAGGCGGTGGAGACAGGGTAGGAATTTCAAATGATGCGGCTCCAATGGCAAATGACAAGTATGCAACAGATTATTCTAGAAATCGCTACCAGAACCAGTCGTCCTACAACAGCGTGGTTGACGACTACAGACGATCACAATCACAATCGTCCCTGTACCCCTCAGACAGTACGCTAGCCAGTGACATGAACAACCAAACTCTACGTAAGGCCCCTTTAGCCCCAACTCTGCACCCCCATCCTCAGAGCCAgcaacatcaccaccaccatccgccacagcaacaacagccccacctccccctctcctccctatTGGATGATTCGGAGGATGAGGTCACCAGCAGTGCGATGTCGGCCAtcgctgctgcagccgcagccTCCTGTGACATCAACACAGAAAGCcgggaaggagagaggagggatatCATCGGAGGCCTATTGGGGGGGTTGGGGTTTAACATGGGTGGACCGTCATCGACATCGGGCCTCAACGGTTCCACCATGCCTTTAACCCACCACAGTCAGCCCCACACGAAGCCCAGGAGGCCGAGGAAGCCCAGAGAGAAAAGGGACCCCAGCAGCATCGTCCGGAGAAGAAGGAGCCCTGCTCCGCCGGGGGACGGTTCAGAACGACCGTACTGCTGTCAGATCTGTGGCAAACGCTTCAGGAGGGCCGAGACCCTGCGGCGCCACAACCGCGTCCACACAGGGGAGAAGCCCCACGCCTGTGATGTTTGTGGCAAAATGTTCCGTGAGCCTTTCCACCTCACCAAGCACCTCACTGTGCACTCTGGTCAAAAAAACTACAAATGCAACCTGTGTGGGAAGATGTTCGCCTATGCACAGAGTCTGGTGAGACACGGGAAGTTGCATAGAAGAGGAGAGATCGATAACCAGGGGAGGAGAGTcaaaggtgctgctgctgctgccatcagtCAAGTCGCCAGCTCGGGGACCTCTGACTACTTCTCATCCTGCTCCCAAGGAGAGAAGTCTCCAACACATGGCACCCCGTCTCAGAGGCTTTATACCTGCACCGTGTGCTGGAAATCCTTCCGCCACTACTTCCACCTGACGGCTCATCAACAGACTGTCCATGGTGGCGGTGTCGGGCTGGAAAAGTCCTTTCGTTGTGAAGTCTGCGGCAAAGCTTTCGCCTACTCCAACAGCCTAGTACGCCACAAGTTGTCTCAGCACGGCCTCGACCGAAACGGCCAGCGTGTCAACCAGTCCCAACCCACCGGGTACTCGCCGCTCTTCTATGATTCTGGATCAGGTCCCACCTATGCAGGGTCATCCCACATGCATCAAGGGGCCTCTGGGCAGCAGCAACAGCCACAACCAcctcaacaacagcagcaagcaccaccaccaccacctccaccgcagcagcatcaccagcagctgcaacaCCCTTTTCAGTACCGCTCAAAAAACTTCCAAAAAAGGCATGGGCAAACAAGAAagcaccgaaaaaaaaaaaggcgggtGGTGATCCACAGCATCATGAGAGACGGAAAACTGGTGGGTGTCCCCCTGAGTAAAGACACCCGCAGGAAGCTGCTgatgctgaggaagaggagaggcaaACTGCAAGCacagctcaacaaaaaaaaaatgctggccCAGCTGAGGGTCAAGAGTGGCGTGATGAAGGTGAAGTCGTGGTCTGGGGGTGCGGTCAGAGTCACCGGGCTCACCTCAATGGACATCCCCATCAAGAGATTCCCCTGCCCCATCTGCCCCAGCACCACATACGCCAAGCAGGGTTCTCTGCTGGTCCACTACGCCACCAGGCACCCGCCAAGAAACTCAGGCCACCATGCCCGTCTGCGGTGCCAGGTGTGTGGGAGACGCACCAGCTCATTACACAAAGCCTTGAAACACAGGGGCCGGCATCTAAAACAAGCTGCATTCCAGTGCTGCAAATGCCGACACCGCTTCTGGAACCCGGTGCTTCTGGCCCGCCACAAGTTCTGCTGCCGGGGGCCCATCATCGGCAGCGGGGGCGGCGGCGCCTGGGAACTGATGAAGCTGCCACGCGACCACTCAGATAGTGACCGCTCACCAGTTCAGCTAACGGTCCCAGTTTTGGTCCAGCCTGAGAGATCAACAGTTCTGACTGAGTacagtcagtaa